One genomic segment of Arachis duranensis cultivar V14167 chromosome 4, aradu.V14167.gnm2.J7QH, whole genome shotgun sequence includes these proteins:
- the LOC107484800 gene encoding isochorismate synthase, chloroplastic isoform X3 translates to MGTLTILLKHSSTYKSLTKCTNIFLLFPLSKKQHSIYSLHFHQRPLCHGCSLSMNGCRKGHSREPVGTIKTQTLEPVATTSMALYSLKMAISKMKSEPQFRSSSGIVRLQVSIEEEEVEAIDWLHSQNHLLLPRCFFSGREHNSFDSNGRSLVSIAGVGSAVFFCQPHPFSYWDWVSIRRFLSESCPLIRAYGAIRFDAKAKLSVEWLPFGSFYFMIPQVEFNELEGGSMLTTTMAWDNTISWSWEDAINALQDTLSKVSASIVRFPKQAPPTLILSSHDIPSKIDWDIAVNRALEMIKKNNSLLTKVVLARSTKVVPTTNIDPLTWLRAKMHTSFSFSRQMHLHLSEIQKWLHITSEALAGTRARGVSIALDRQIELDLLTSPKDDIEFTIVRDTIRRKLEGVCEKVVIKPKKMIRKLPRIQHLFAQLASRLRSEEDEFEILSSLHPSPAVCGFPTEEAQLLIAKTEVFDRGMYGGPVGWFGGGESEFAVGIRSALVEKDHGALIYAGTGIVEGSNPYLEWDELELKTSQFTKLLKLDLPLRQKVDCK, encoded by the exons ATGGGAACACTGACAATTTTATTGAAACACT CTTCTACTTACAAGTCTCTCACAAAATGCACAAACATCTTCCTCTTATTTCCTCTCTCCAAGAAGCAACACTCTATTTACAGTCTTCATTTTCACCAA AGACCATTGTGCCATGGATGCTCTCTTTCAATGAATGGCTGCAGAAAAGGACATTCAAGAGAGCCTGTTGGGACAATAAAGACACAAACGTTGGAACCGGTTGCAACAACTTCAATGGCTTTGTACAGCCTGAAAATGGCGATTTCTAAGATGAAATCAGAGCCTCAATTTCGGAGCTCTTCAGGCATAGTGAGGCTGCAGGTCTCCATTGAGGAGGAAGAGGTCGAGGCCATTGATTGGCTCCACTCACAGAACCACCTGCTCCTTCCTCGCTGCTTCTTCTCCGGCAGGGAACACAATTCTTTTGATTCTAATGGCAGAAGCTTGGTTAGCATTGCTGGTGTTGGCTCTGCCGTTTTCTTTTGCCAGCCACACCCCTTTTCCTATTGGGATTGGGTATCCATTAGGAG GTTTCTTTCCGAGAGCTGCCCATTGATTCGTGCATACGGAGCCATCCGATTCGACGCAAAAGCTAAGTTGTCAGTAGAGTGGCTGCCTTTTGGTTCTTTCTACTTCATGATTCCTCAG GTTGAGTTTAATGAGCTTGAAGGAGGATCGATGCTCACTACGACCATGGCGTGGGACAATACAATTTCTTGGTCATGGGAAGATGCAATCAATGCTCTCCAAGACACCCTTAGCAAG GTTTCTGCTTCGATTGTGAGGTTCCCGAAACAAGCTCCTCCAACATTAATATTAAGTAGCCATGATATTCCAAGTAAAATAGATTGGGATATTGCTGTTAACAGAGCTTTGGAgatgataaagaaaaacaacTCCTTACTAACCAAG GTTGTGCTAGCTCGTAGCACAAAAGTAGTGCCTACTACTAACATTGATCCGCTTACGTG GTTGAGAGCGAAAATGCATACCAGTTTCTCCTTCAGCCGCCAAATGCACCTGCATTTATCGGAAATACA AAAATGGCTCCACATTACTAGTGAGGCTTTGGCTGGAACTCGAGCTAGAGGAGTGTCGATCGCATTGGATCGTCAAATAGAACTCGACTTGCTTACAAG TCCAAAGGATGATATTGAGTTCACCATAGTGAGAGATAccataagaagaaaattagag ggagtatgtgaaaaagttgTAATCAAGCCAAAGAAAATGATAAGAAAGCTCCCTAGGATCCAACATTTATTTGCTCAATTAGCCAGCAGGTTAAGAAGTGAAGAAGACGAG tTTGAAATTTTGTCATCTCTTCACCCAAGTCCAGCGGTTTGTGGGTTTCCAACAGAAGAGGCACAACTTTTAATTGCAAAAACAG AAGTATTTGATAGAGGGATGTATGGCGGACCTGTGGGTTGGTTCGGCGGTGGAGAGAGCGAGTTTGCTGTTGGAATCAGGTCAGCATTGGTGGAAAAG GATCATGGTGCATTGATATATGCTGGAACAGGGATAGTGGAAGGAAGCAATCCTTACTTGGAGTGGGATGAACTAGAACTCAAGACATCTCAG TTCACCAAGTTGCTCAAACTTGACTTGCCTCTCAGACAAAAAGTAGACTGTAAATGA
- the LOC107484800 gene encoding isochorismate synthase 2, chloroplastic isoform X4, whose amino-acid sequence MGTLTILLKHSSTYKSLTKCTNIFLLFPLSKKQHSIYSLHFHQRPLCHGCSLSMNGCRKGHSREPVGTIKTQTLEPVATTSMALYSLKMAISKMKSEPQFRSSSGIVRLQVSIEEEEVEAIDWLHSQNHLLLPRCFFSGREHNSFDSNGRSLVSIAGVGSAVFFCQPHPFSYWDWVSIRRFLSESCPLIRAYGAIRFDAKAKLSVEWLPFGSFYFMIPQVEFNELEGGSMLTTTMAWDNTISWSWEDAINALQDTLSKVSASIVRFPKQAPPTLILSSHDIPSKIDWDIAVNRALEMIKKNNSLLTKVESENAYQFLLQPPNAPAFIGNTPEQLFHRKWLHITSEALAGTRARGVSIALDRQIELDLLTSPKDDIEFTIVRDTIRRKLEGVCEKVVIKPKKMIRKLPRIQHLFAQLASRLRSEEDEFEILSSLHPSPAVCGFPTEEAQLLIAKTEVFDRGMYGGPVGWFGGGESEFAVGIRSALVEKDHGALIYAGTGIVEGSNPYLEWDELELKTSQFTKLLKLDLPLRQKVDCK is encoded by the exons ATGGGAACACTGACAATTTTATTGAAACACT CTTCTACTTACAAGTCTCTCACAAAATGCACAAACATCTTCCTCTTATTTCCTCTCTCCAAGAAGCAACACTCTATTTACAGTCTTCATTTTCACCAA AGACCATTGTGCCATGGATGCTCTCTTTCAATGAATGGCTGCAGAAAAGGACATTCAAGAGAGCCTGTTGGGACAATAAAGACACAAACGTTGGAACCGGTTGCAACAACTTCAATGGCTTTGTACAGCCTGAAAATGGCGATTTCTAAGATGAAATCAGAGCCTCAATTTCGGAGCTCTTCAGGCATAGTGAGGCTGCAGGTCTCCATTGAGGAGGAAGAGGTCGAGGCCATTGATTGGCTCCACTCACAGAACCACCTGCTCCTTCCTCGCTGCTTCTTCTCCGGCAGGGAACACAATTCTTTTGATTCTAATGGCAGAAGCTTGGTTAGCATTGCTGGTGTTGGCTCTGCCGTTTTCTTTTGCCAGCCACACCCCTTTTCCTATTGGGATTGGGTATCCATTAGGAG GTTTCTTTCCGAGAGCTGCCCATTGATTCGTGCATACGGAGCCATCCGATTCGACGCAAAAGCTAAGTTGTCAGTAGAGTGGCTGCCTTTTGGTTCTTTCTACTTCATGATTCCTCAG GTTGAGTTTAATGAGCTTGAAGGAGGATCGATGCTCACTACGACCATGGCGTGGGACAATACAATTTCTTGGTCATGGGAAGATGCAATCAATGCTCTCCAAGACACCCTTAGCAAG GTTTCTGCTTCGATTGTGAGGTTCCCGAAACAAGCTCCTCCAACATTAATATTAAGTAGCCATGATATTCCAAGTAAAATAGATTGGGATATTGCTGTTAACAGAGCTTTGGAgatgataaagaaaaacaacTCCTTACTAACCAAG GTTGAGAGCGAAAATGCATACCAGTTTCTCCTTCAGCCGCCAAATGCACCTGCATTTATCGGAAATACA CCAGAGCAACTATTTCACAGAAAATGGCTCCACATTACTAGTGAGGCTTTGGCTGGAACTCGAGCTAGAGGAGTGTCGATCGCATTGGATCGTCAAATAGAACTCGACTTGCTTACAAG TCCAAAGGATGATATTGAGTTCACCATAGTGAGAGATAccataagaagaaaattagag ggagtatgtgaaaaagttgTAATCAAGCCAAAGAAAATGATAAGAAAGCTCCCTAGGATCCAACATTTATTTGCTCAATTAGCCAGCAGGTTAAGAAGTGAAGAAGACGAG tTTGAAATTTTGTCATCTCTTCACCCAAGTCCAGCGGTTTGTGGGTTTCCAACAGAAGAGGCACAACTTTTAATTGCAAAAACAG AAGTATTTGATAGAGGGATGTATGGCGGACCTGTGGGTTGGTTCGGCGGTGGAGAGAGCGAGTTTGCTGTTGGAATCAGGTCAGCATTGGTGGAAAAG GATCATGGTGCATTGATATATGCTGGAACAGGGATAGTGGAAGGAAGCAATCCTTACTTGGAGTGGGATGAACTAGAACTCAAGACATCTCAG TTCACCAAGTTGCTCAAACTTGACTTGCCTCTCAGACAAAAAGTAGACTGTAAATGA
- the LOC107484800 gene encoding isochorismate synthase 2, chloroplastic isoform X8 — MEFLSESCPLIRAYGAIRFDAKAKLSVEWLPFGSFYFMIPQVEFNELEGGSMLTTTMAWDNTISWSWEDAINALQDTLSKVSASIVRFPKQAPPTLILSSHDIPSKIDWDIAVNRALEMIKKNNSLLTKVVLARSTKVVPTTNIDPLTWLACLTVESENAYQFLLQPPNAPAFIGNTPEQLFHRKWLHITSEALAGTRARGVSIALDRQIELDLLTSPKDDIEFTIVRDTIRRKLEGVCEKVVIKPKKMIRKLPRIQHLFAQLASRLRSEEDEFEILSSLHPSPAVCGFPTEEAQLLIAKTEVFDRGMYGGPVGWFGGGESEFAVGIRSALVEKDHGALIYAGTGIVEGSNPYLEWDELELKTSQFTKLLKLDLPLRQKVDCK, encoded by the exons aTGGA GTTTCTTTCCGAGAGCTGCCCATTGATTCGTGCATACGGAGCCATCCGATTCGACGCAAAAGCTAAGTTGTCAGTAGAGTGGCTGCCTTTTGGTTCTTTCTACTTCATGATTCCTCAG GTTGAGTTTAATGAGCTTGAAGGAGGATCGATGCTCACTACGACCATGGCGTGGGACAATACAATTTCTTGGTCATGGGAAGATGCAATCAATGCTCTCCAAGACACCCTTAGCAAG GTTTCTGCTTCGATTGTGAGGTTCCCGAAACAAGCTCCTCCAACATTAATATTAAGTAGCCATGATATTCCAAGTAAAATAGATTGGGATATTGCTGTTAACAGAGCTTTGGAgatgataaagaaaaacaacTCCTTACTAACCAAG GTTGTGCTAGCTCGTAGCACAAAAGTAGTGCCTACTACTAACATTGATCCGCTTACGTGGTTAGCTTGCTTAACG GTTGAGAGCGAAAATGCATACCAGTTTCTCCTTCAGCCGCCAAATGCACCTGCATTTATCGGAAATACA CCAGAGCAACTATTTCACAGAAAATGGCTCCACATTACTAGTGAGGCTTTGGCTGGAACTCGAGCTAGAGGAGTGTCGATCGCATTGGATCGTCAAATAGAACTCGACTTGCTTACAAG TCCAAAGGATGATATTGAGTTCACCATAGTGAGAGATAccataagaagaaaattagag ggagtatgtgaaaaagttgTAATCAAGCCAAAGAAAATGATAAGAAAGCTCCCTAGGATCCAACATTTATTTGCTCAATTAGCCAGCAGGTTAAGAAGTGAAGAAGACGAG tTTGAAATTTTGTCATCTCTTCACCCAAGTCCAGCGGTTTGTGGGTTTCCAACAGAAGAGGCACAACTTTTAATTGCAAAAACAG AAGTATTTGATAGAGGGATGTATGGCGGACCTGTGGGTTGGTTCGGCGGTGGAGAGAGCGAGTTTGCTGTTGGAATCAGGTCAGCATTGGTGGAAAAG GATCATGGTGCATTGATATATGCTGGAACAGGGATAGTGGAAGGAAGCAATCCTTACTTGGAGTGGGATGAACTAGAACTCAAGACATCTCAG TTCACCAAGTTGCTCAAACTTGACTTGCCTCTCAGACAAAAAGTAGACTGTAAATGA
- the LOC107484800 gene encoding isochorismate synthase 2, chloroplastic isoform X2, with the protein MLMATASTYKSLTKCTNIFLLFPLSKKQHSIYSLHFHQRPLCHGCSLSMNGCRKGHSREPVGTIKTQTLEPVATTSMALYSLKMAISKMKSEPQFRSSSGIVRLQVSIEEEEVEAIDWLHSQNHLLLPRCFFSGREHNSFDSNGRSLVSIAGVGSAVFFCQPHPFSYWDWVSIRRFLSESCPLIRAYGAIRFDAKAKLSVEWLPFGSFYFMIPQVEFNELEGGSMLTTTMAWDNTISWSWEDAINALQDTLSKVSASIVRFPKQAPPTLILSSHDIPSKIDWDIAVNRALEMIKKNNSLLTKVVLARSTKVVPTTNIDPLTWLACLTVESENAYQFLLQPPNAPAFIGNTPEQLFHRKWLHITSEALAGTRARGVSIALDRQIELDLLTSPKDDIEFTIVRDTIRRKLEGVCEKVVIKPKKMIRKLPRIQHLFAQLASRLRSEEDEFEILSSLHPSPAVCGFPTEEAQLLIAKTEVFDRGMYGGPVGWFGGGESEFAVGIRSALVEKDHGALIYAGTGIVEGSNPYLEWDELELKTSQFTKLLKLDLPLRQKVDCK; encoded by the exons atgctTATGGCAACAGCTTCTACTTACAAGTCTCTCACAAAATGCACAAACATCTTCCTCTTATTTCCTCTCTCCAAGAAGCAACACTCTATTTACAGTCTTCATTTTCACCAA AGACCATTGTGCCATGGATGCTCTCTTTCAATGAATGGCTGCAGAAAAGGACATTCAAGAGAGCCTGTTGGGACAATAAAGACACAAACGTTGGAACCGGTTGCAACAACTTCAATGGCTTTGTACAGCCTGAAAATGGCGATTTCTAAGATGAAATCAGAGCCTCAATTTCGGAGCTCTTCAGGCATAGTGAGGCTGCAGGTCTCCATTGAGGAGGAAGAGGTCGAGGCCATTGATTGGCTCCACTCACAGAACCACCTGCTCCTTCCTCGCTGCTTCTTCTCCGGCAGGGAACACAATTCTTTTGATTCTAATGGCAGAAGCTTGGTTAGCATTGCTGGTGTTGGCTCTGCCGTTTTCTTTTGCCAGCCACACCCCTTTTCCTATTGGGATTGGGTATCCATTAGGAG GTTTCTTTCCGAGAGCTGCCCATTGATTCGTGCATACGGAGCCATCCGATTCGACGCAAAAGCTAAGTTGTCAGTAGAGTGGCTGCCTTTTGGTTCTTTCTACTTCATGATTCCTCAG GTTGAGTTTAATGAGCTTGAAGGAGGATCGATGCTCACTACGACCATGGCGTGGGACAATACAATTTCTTGGTCATGGGAAGATGCAATCAATGCTCTCCAAGACACCCTTAGCAAG GTTTCTGCTTCGATTGTGAGGTTCCCGAAACAAGCTCCTCCAACATTAATATTAAGTAGCCATGATATTCCAAGTAAAATAGATTGGGATATTGCTGTTAACAGAGCTTTGGAgatgataaagaaaaacaacTCCTTACTAACCAAG GTTGTGCTAGCTCGTAGCACAAAAGTAGTGCCTACTACTAACATTGATCCGCTTACGTGGTTAGCTTGCTTAACG GTTGAGAGCGAAAATGCATACCAGTTTCTCCTTCAGCCGCCAAATGCACCTGCATTTATCGGAAATACA CCAGAGCAACTATTTCACAGAAAATGGCTCCACATTACTAGTGAGGCTTTGGCTGGAACTCGAGCTAGAGGAGTGTCGATCGCATTGGATCGTCAAATAGAACTCGACTTGCTTACAAG TCCAAAGGATGATATTGAGTTCACCATAGTGAGAGATAccataagaagaaaattagag ggagtatgtgaaaaagttgTAATCAAGCCAAAGAAAATGATAAGAAAGCTCCCTAGGATCCAACATTTATTTGCTCAATTAGCCAGCAGGTTAAGAAGTGAAGAAGACGAG tTTGAAATTTTGTCATCTCTTCACCCAAGTCCAGCGGTTTGTGGGTTTCCAACAGAAGAGGCACAACTTTTAATTGCAAAAACAG AAGTATTTGATAGAGGGATGTATGGCGGACCTGTGGGTTGGTTCGGCGGTGGAGAGAGCGAGTTTGCTGTTGGAATCAGGTCAGCATTGGTGGAAAAG GATCATGGTGCATTGATATATGCTGGAACAGGGATAGTGGAAGGAAGCAATCCTTACTTGGAGTGGGATGAACTAGAACTCAAGACATCTCAG TTCACCAAGTTGCTCAAACTTGACTTGCCTCTCAGACAAAAAGTAGACTGTAAATGA
- the LOC107484800 gene encoding isochorismate synthase 2, chloroplastic isoform X6 → MNGCRKGHSREPVGTIKTQTLEPVATTSMALYSLKMAISKMKSEPQFRSSSGIVRLQVSIEEEEVEAIDWLHSQNHLLLPRCFFSGREHNSFDSNGRSLVSIAGVGSAVFFCQPHPFSYWDWVSIRRFLSESCPLIRAYGAIRFDAKAKLSVEWLPFGSFYFMIPQVEFNELEGGSMLTTTMAWDNTISWSWEDAINALQDTLSKVSASIVRFPKQAPPTLILSSHDIPSKIDWDIAVNRALEMIKKNNSLLTKVVLARSTKVVPTTNIDPLTWLACLTVESENAYQFLLQPPNAPAFIGNTPEQLFHRKWLHITSEALAGTRARGVSIALDRQIELDLLTSPKDDIEFTIVRDTIRRKLEGVCEKVVIKPKKMIRKLPRIQHLFAQLASRLRSEEDEFEILSSLHPSPAVCGFPTEEAQLLIAKTEVFDRGMYGGPVGWFGGGESEFAVGIRSALVEKDHGALIYAGTGIVEGSNPYLEWDELELKTSQFTKLLKLDLPLRQKVDCK, encoded by the exons ATGAATGGCTGCAGAAAAGGACATTCAAGAGAGCCTGTTGGGACAATAAAGACACAAACGTTGGAACCGGTTGCAACAACTTCAATGGCTTTGTACAGCCTGAAAATGGCGATTTCTAAGATGAAATCAGAGCCTCAATTTCGGAGCTCTTCAGGCATAGTGAGGCTGCAGGTCTCCATTGAGGAGGAAGAGGTCGAGGCCATTGATTGGCTCCACTCACAGAACCACCTGCTCCTTCCTCGCTGCTTCTTCTCCGGCAGGGAACACAATTCTTTTGATTCTAATGGCAGAAGCTTGGTTAGCATTGCTGGTGTTGGCTCTGCCGTTTTCTTTTGCCAGCCACACCCCTTTTCCTATTGGGATTGGGTATCCATTAGGAG GTTTCTTTCCGAGAGCTGCCCATTGATTCGTGCATACGGAGCCATCCGATTCGACGCAAAAGCTAAGTTGTCAGTAGAGTGGCTGCCTTTTGGTTCTTTCTACTTCATGATTCCTCAG GTTGAGTTTAATGAGCTTGAAGGAGGATCGATGCTCACTACGACCATGGCGTGGGACAATACAATTTCTTGGTCATGGGAAGATGCAATCAATGCTCTCCAAGACACCCTTAGCAAG GTTTCTGCTTCGATTGTGAGGTTCCCGAAACAAGCTCCTCCAACATTAATATTAAGTAGCCATGATATTCCAAGTAAAATAGATTGGGATATTGCTGTTAACAGAGCTTTGGAgatgataaagaaaaacaacTCCTTACTAACCAAG GTTGTGCTAGCTCGTAGCACAAAAGTAGTGCCTACTACTAACATTGATCCGCTTACGTGGTTAGCTTGCTTAACG GTTGAGAGCGAAAATGCATACCAGTTTCTCCTTCAGCCGCCAAATGCACCTGCATTTATCGGAAATACA CCAGAGCAACTATTTCACAGAAAATGGCTCCACATTACTAGTGAGGCTTTGGCTGGAACTCGAGCTAGAGGAGTGTCGATCGCATTGGATCGTCAAATAGAACTCGACTTGCTTACAAG TCCAAAGGATGATATTGAGTTCACCATAGTGAGAGATAccataagaagaaaattagag ggagtatgtgaaaaagttgTAATCAAGCCAAAGAAAATGATAAGAAAGCTCCCTAGGATCCAACATTTATTTGCTCAATTAGCCAGCAGGTTAAGAAGTGAAGAAGACGAG tTTGAAATTTTGTCATCTCTTCACCCAAGTCCAGCGGTTTGTGGGTTTCCAACAGAAGAGGCACAACTTTTAATTGCAAAAACAG AAGTATTTGATAGAGGGATGTATGGCGGACCTGTGGGTTGGTTCGGCGGTGGAGAGAGCGAGTTTGCTGTTGGAATCAGGTCAGCATTGGTGGAAAAG GATCATGGTGCATTGATATATGCTGGAACAGGGATAGTGGAAGGAAGCAATCCTTACTTGGAGTGGGATGAACTAGAACTCAAGACATCTCAG TTCACCAAGTTGCTCAAACTTGACTTGCCTCTCAGACAAAAAGTAGACTGTAAATGA
- the LOC107484800 gene encoding isochorismate synthase 2, chloroplastic isoform X1, with product MGTLTILLKHSSTYKSLTKCTNIFLLFPLSKKQHSIYSLHFHQRPLCHGCSLSMNGCRKGHSREPVGTIKTQTLEPVATTSMALYSLKMAISKMKSEPQFRSSSGIVRLQVSIEEEEVEAIDWLHSQNHLLLPRCFFSGREHNSFDSNGRSLVSIAGVGSAVFFCQPHPFSYWDWVSIRRFLSESCPLIRAYGAIRFDAKAKLSVEWLPFGSFYFMIPQVEFNELEGGSMLTTTMAWDNTISWSWEDAINALQDTLSKVSASIVRFPKQAPPTLILSSHDIPSKIDWDIAVNRALEMIKKNNSLLTKVVLARSTKVVPTTNIDPLTWLACLTVESENAYQFLLQPPNAPAFIGNTPEQLFHRKWLHITSEALAGTRARGVSIALDRQIELDLLTSPKDDIEFTIVRDTIRRKLEGVCEKVVIKPKKMIRKLPRIQHLFAQLASRLRSEEDEFEILSSLHPSPAVCGFPTEEAQLLIAKTEVFDRGMYGGPVGWFGGGESEFAVGIRSALVEKDHGALIYAGTGIVEGSNPYLEWDELELKTSQFTKLLKLDLPLRQKVDCK from the exons ATGGGAACACTGACAATTTTATTGAAACACT CTTCTACTTACAAGTCTCTCACAAAATGCACAAACATCTTCCTCTTATTTCCTCTCTCCAAGAAGCAACACTCTATTTACAGTCTTCATTTTCACCAA AGACCATTGTGCCATGGATGCTCTCTTTCAATGAATGGCTGCAGAAAAGGACATTCAAGAGAGCCTGTTGGGACAATAAAGACACAAACGTTGGAACCGGTTGCAACAACTTCAATGGCTTTGTACAGCCTGAAAATGGCGATTTCTAAGATGAAATCAGAGCCTCAATTTCGGAGCTCTTCAGGCATAGTGAGGCTGCAGGTCTCCATTGAGGAGGAAGAGGTCGAGGCCATTGATTGGCTCCACTCACAGAACCACCTGCTCCTTCCTCGCTGCTTCTTCTCCGGCAGGGAACACAATTCTTTTGATTCTAATGGCAGAAGCTTGGTTAGCATTGCTGGTGTTGGCTCTGCCGTTTTCTTTTGCCAGCCACACCCCTTTTCCTATTGGGATTGGGTATCCATTAGGAG GTTTCTTTCCGAGAGCTGCCCATTGATTCGTGCATACGGAGCCATCCGATTCGACGCAAAAGCTAAGTTGTCAGTAGAGTGGCTGCCTTTTGGTTCTTTCTACTTCATGATTCCTCAG GTTGAGTTTAATGAGCTTGAAGGAGGATCGATGCTCACTACGACCATGGCGTGGGACAATACAATTTCTTGGTCATGGGAAGATGCAATCAATGCTCTCCAAGACACCCTTAGCAAG GTTTCTGCTTCGATTGTGAGGTTCCCGAAACAAGCTCCTCCAACATTAATATTAAGTAGCCATGATATTCCAAGTAAAATAGATTGGGATATTGCTGTTAACAGAGCTTTGGAgatgataaagaaaaacaacTCCTTACTAACCAAG GTTGTGCTAGCTCGTAGCACAAAAGTAGTGCCTACTACTAACATTGATCCGCTTACGTGGTTAGCTTGCTTAACG GTTGAGAGCGAAAATGCATACCAGTTTCTCCTTCAGCCGCCAAATGCACCTGCATTTATCGGAAATACA CCAGAGCAACTATTTCACAGAAAATGGCTCCACATTACTAGTGAGGCTTTGGCTGGAACTCGAGCTAGAGGAGTGTCGATCGCATTGGATCGTCAAATAGAACTCGACTTGCTTACAAG TCCAAAGGATGATATTGAGTTCACCATAGTGAGAGATAccataagaagaaaattagag ggagtatgtgaaaaagttgTAATCAAGCCAAAGAAAATGATAAGAAAGCTCCCTAGGATCCAACATTTATTTGCTCAATTAGCCAGCAGGTTAAGAAGTGAAGAAGACGAG tTTGAAATTTTGTCATCTCTTCACCCAAGTCCAGCGGTTTGTGGGTTTCCAACAGAAGAGGCACAACTTTTAATTGCAAAAACAG AAGTATTTGATAGAGGGATGTATGGCGGACCTGTGGGTTGGTTCGGCGGTGGAGAGAGCGAGTTTGCTGTTGGAATCAGGTCAGCATTGGTGGAAAAG GATCATGGTGCATTGATATATGCTGGAACAGGGATAGTGGAAGGAAGCAATCCTTACTTGGAGTGGGATGAACTAGAACTCAAGACATCTCAG TTCACCAAGTTGCTCAAACTTGACTTGCCTCTCAGACAAAAAGTAGACTGTAAATGA